A single genomic interval of Bacillus sp. es.036 harbors:
- the yqeK gene encoding bis(5'-nucleosyl)-tetraphosphatase (symmetrical) YqeK, giving the protein MNRTEALKLVKPHLTEHRYVHTIGVTDTAVDLAEKYGADPQRTEIAAVFHDYAKFRPKEEMRQIIIDQSFSEDLLEYSSELWHAPVGAYLVRYEIGINDEEILNAIKYHTSGRPNMTLMDKCVFIADYIEPGRSFPGVDEVREVVQKDLDQAIALSLRNTVQFLMKKNQPIYPATFLTYNSIVKSLNA; this is encoded by the coding sequence ATGAATCGAACTGAAGCGTTAAAGCTTGTTAAGCCTCATTTAACAGAACATCGCTATGTTCATACGATTGGGGTAACGGATACTGCGGTTGATCTTGCTGAAAAATATGGGGCAGATCCACAAAGGACCGAAATTGCAGCTGTTTTTCATGATTATGCCAAGTTTCGACCTAAAGAAGAAATGCGTCAAATTATTATTGATCAATCGTTTAGTGAAGATTTGCTCGAGTACTCATCCGAACTCTGGCACGCTCCAGTCGGAGCTTATTTAGTACGCTATGAGATTGGCATCAATGACGAAGAGATTCTAAACGCAATCAAATACCATACCTCTGGACGTCCTAATATGACGTTAATGGATAAGTGTGTGTTTATTGCTGATTACATTGAACCGGGCAGATCATTTCCTGGTGTAGATGAGGTTAGAGAAGTTGTCCAAAAAGATCTTGATCAAGCTATTGCGTTGTCTCTCAGGAATACTGTGCAGTTTTTAATGAAAAAGAATCAGCCTATTTATCCGGCGACATTCTTAACATATAACAGCATTGTAAAGTCGTTGAACGCCTGA
- a CDS encoding sporulation histidine kinase inhibitor Sda encodes MEKLSDDLLIESFYKAKELKLSSEFIHLIQREIQRRRLDKQVSMLGV; translated from the coding sequence ATGGAAAAGTTATCAGATGACTTGTTGATTGAATCCTTTTATAAGGCAAAGGAACTTAAACTTAGTAGTGAATTTATTCACCTTATTCAACGTGAAATACAAAGACGCAGACTCGATAAACAAGTTTCTATGCTTGGGGTATAA
- a CDS encoding Na(+)/H(+) antiporter subunit F1 — protein sequence MTSLLSTVSTICIVIIAISTLFLLYRAIKGPSNPDRAVALDTIGINLMAIAGILAIKLETEYFNDIILLIGILAFIGTVAIAKFLEKGVIIERSRD from the coding sequence ATGACTTCCCTTTTATCTACCGTATCAACGATCTGTATCGTCATCATTGCGATCTCCACTTTGTTTTTACTTTATCGAGCCATAAAAGGACCTTCGAATCCTGATCGGGCAGTTGCACTAGATACAATCGGCATTAATTTAATGGCAATAGCTGGTATTCTAGCAATTAAACTAGAAACTGAATATTTCAATGATATTATTCTTCTCATTGGAATCCTTGCTTTTATAGGGACAGTAGCTATCGCTAAATTTTTGGAAAAGGGTGTTATCATTGAAAGAAGTCGTGATTAG
- a CDS encoding Na+/H+ antiporter subunit A: protein MLHAAVLLPFLAAFFIPLLYRGVKQVHLGWFVLLVPILLFGYFLTFIQGVMQGVHTLKTFEWIPSLGVNVTFYIDGLGLFFALLITGIGSLVVLYSIYYLSKAEKLGHFYVYLLLFMGAMLGVVLSDNLFVLYTFWELTSISSFLLIGYWYQREKSTSGALKSMMITVFGGLAMLGGFILMADITGTASIRGIIENGEMIVNSTLFPFILILVLLGAFTKSAQFPFHTWLPDAMEAPTPVSAFLHSATMVKAGIYLVARLSLIFAGTDLFFLIVSGFGLLTLCWGSYMAVTQTDLKAILAYSTISQLGMIMAMLGFGTELAILAAVFHILNHATFKGSLFMVAGIIDHETGTRDIRKLGGLFTFMPITATLAFFGTFSMAGFPLPFLNGFLSKEMFFDSSLHFENASTIVEAVSPFFPYFAVGGSIFTFIYSIMLFFRTFTGKQRETLPKQPHEAPIGMLISPIVLVLLVIIIAFIPDAFGHALLSPMVDAINGSVGETHIKFWHGFGPALYMSLAVLILGSALYLTREKWQHVYKALPGKLSAAKAYDGLINGLINGSRKLTNVYMTGSLRHYMIYIFVFFIALVGITMSVTGGFQINFDDLAPIAIPEVMIAIVMAGAAIATIFMKNRIAAILVLGIVGYGLSLLFVFFRAPDLALTQLIVETVTVALFLLCFYHLPNFDKKKESKRTNAVNWVISISVGVLVTMVGIASHSTKLFEPISDYFLKNSYKLGGGDNVVNVILVDFRGLDTMLEILVLGLAALGIYTMIKLRPGKKEGND, encoded by the coding sequence ATGCTTCATGCAGCTGTCTTGCTACCTTTTCTGGCAGCGTTTTTCATCCCGTTGCTTTATCGGGGCGTGAAACAAGTCCATTTAGGATGGTTTGTTCTTTTAGTTCCGATTCTTCTATTCGGGTATTTTCTTACGTTTATACAGGGAGTTATGCAGGGTGTACATACACTAAAAACGTTTGAGTGGATTCCATCACTTGGAGTGAACGTTACATTCTATATCGATGGTCTTGGCCTGTTTTTCGCGCTTTTGATCACTGGAATTGGATCTCTTGTCGTTCTATATTCCATCTATTATTTAAGTAAAGCGGAAAAACTTGGCCATTTTTATGTTTATCTTCTATTGTTTATGGGAGCTATGCTTGGGGTTGTGTTATCGGATAATTTATTTGTTCTTTACACATTCTGGGAACTAACAAGCATCTCATCATTTCTACTTATCGGCTACTGGTATCAAAGAGAAAAATCGACTTCTGGTGCCCTCAAGTCCATGATGATTACTGTATTCGGTGGTCTTGCGATGCTTGGTGGTTTTATATTAATGGCCGACATTACAGGAACTGCAAGCATTCGAGGGATTATTGAGAATGGGGAAATGATTGTTAACTCAACTCTCTTTCCATTTATCCTTATTCTTGTACTTCTTGGAGCCTTTACAAAATCGGCTCAATTCCCATTTCATACGTGGTTGCCTGATGCTATGGAAGCACCAACGCCAGTTAGTGCCTTTCTTCATTCAGCTACGATGGTTAAAGCAGGTATCTATCTAGTCGCTAGATTGAGTCTTATCTTCGCTGGGACAGACCTTTTCTTTTTAATTGTCAGTGGTTTTGGTTTACTCACACTATGCTGGGGATCCTATATGGCTGTTACACAAACCGATTTGAAAGCGATACTTGCCTATTCTACGATCAGTCAACTTGGAATGATCATGGCGATGTTAGGCTTTGGTACAGAACTAGCTATTCTTGCTGCTGTATTCCACATTTTAAACCATGCGACATTTAAAGGGAGTCTCTTTATGGTTGCGGGTATTATTGATCATGAAACAGGAACGCGGGATATTAGAAAGCTCGGAGGACTATTTACATTCATGCCGATTACGGCCACATTAGCCTTCTTTGGCACGTTCTCTATGGCCGGATTTCCGCTACCATTTTTAAACGGCTTCCTAAGTAAAGAAATGTTTTTTGATTCATCACTTCATTTTGAAAATGCTTCTACAATTGTTGAGGCTGTATCACCTTTCTTCCCATATTTTGCTGTTGGTGGAAGTATCTTTACATTCATCTATTCCATCATGCTATTCTTCCGTACGTTTACCGGGAAACAGAGGGAAACATTACCGAAACAGCCGCACGAAGCACCAATTGGCATGCTTATTTCACCTATAGTACTTGTTTTGCTTGTCATCATTATTGCGTTTATCCCGGATGCATTTGGCCATGCACTTCTATCGCCAATGGTCGATGCCATTAATGGCTCCGTCGGGGAAACACATATTAAATTTTGGCATGGCTTCGGACCGGCCCTTTATATGAGCCTCGCCGTTCTCATTCTAGGTTCTGCATTGTACCTGACGCGAGAAAAATGGCAGCATGTTTACAAGGCGTTACCAGGTAAATTATCTGCTGCAAAAGCTTACGATGGTCTCATAAACGGACTGATCAACGGCTCAAGAAAATTAACAAATGTTTATATGACTGGTTCTCTTCGTCATTACATGATTTATATTTTCGTCTTTTTCATTGCCTTAGTTGGGATTACAATGAGCGTAACTGGCGGTTTTCAAATTAACTTTGATGACCTGGCACCAATCGCTATACCTGAAGTAATGATTGCGATTGTAATGGCGGGTGCTGCTATCGCTACGATTTTCATGAAAAACCGCATTGCAGCCATTTTAGTTCTTGGAATTGTTGGGTATGGACTATCTCTTCTCTTCGTCTTTTTCCGAGCACCGGATCTCGCACTAACACAGCTTATTGTTGAGACGGTTACTGTTGCTCTATTTTTACTTTGTTTTTATCACCTACCTAACTTTGATAAAAAGAAAGAATCCAAAAGAACAAATGCCGTTAACTGGGTTATTTCGATATCAGTCGGTGTTCTTGTCACAATGGTAGGTATCGCTTCTCATAGCACAAAGCTTTTTGAACCGATCTCCGACTATTTCCTAAAGAACTCTTATAAATTAGGCGGAGGAGATAACGTGGTTAACGTGATTCTTGTTGACTTCCGTGGACTGGATACGATGCTTGAAATCCTTGTGCTTGGACTAGCCGCTCTTGGTATTTATACAATGATCAAACTTCGTCCAGGTAAGAAGGAGGGAAATGATTAA
- the yqeH gene encoding ribosome biogenesis GTPase YqeH — protein sequence MENEQIICAGCGIHIQTEDKNALGYAPPSALKRDVIICQRCFRLKHYNEIQDVSLTDDDFLKILNEISQTDALIVKIVDIFDFNGSWLPGIQRFAGGNPVLLVGNKVDLLPKSVNRAKLVKWMQTSSKENGLKPADVMLMSADKGDGVMDVAAEIDRLRDGRDVYIIGCTNVGKSTFVNRLIHEFGGDEEQMITTSQFPGTTLDLIDIPLDDGNTLYDTPGIINHHQMAHFVNAEELKLISPKKEIKPKVFQLNEGQTLFFGGLSRLDFVEGGRQSFICHVSNDLYIHRTKIEKADELYRDHLGELLYPPGDQTKKELPSLIGHELRIKEEKMDIVFSGLGWVTVSGKGTTVKAYAPEGVGVSIRKSLI from the coding sequence TTGGAAAATGAACAAATCATTTGTGCTGGATGTGGCATACACATTCAAACAGAAGATAAAAACGCATTAGGCTATGCGCCGCCTTCTGCGCTTAAACGTGATGTGATTATCTGTCAGCGCTGTTTTCGTTTGAAGCATTATAATGAAATTCAAGACGTTTCGTTGACCGATGATGATTTTTTAAAGATTCTAAATGAAATTAGTCAGACGGATGCTCTTATTGTCAAAATTGTTGATATTTTTGATTTTAACGGGAGCTGGTTACCAGGTATTCAAAGATTTGCGGGTGGAAATCCCGTATTATTAGTTGGAAACAAGGTGGACCTTCTGCCTAAATCTGTGAACAGAGCAAAGTTAGTGAAATGGATGCAAACAAGTTCAAAAGAAAATGGACTAAAGCCAGCAGATGTGATGTTAATGAGTGCAGATAAAGGCGATGGTGTAATGGACGTTGCTGCTGAAATTGATCGCTTAAGGGATGGAAGAGACGTTTATATTATTGGCTGTACGAATGTAGGAAAATCAACATTTGTAAACCGTCTGATCCACGAGTTTGGTGGCGATGAAGAACAAATGATCACAACAAGTCAATTCCCAGGGACTACGCTTGATTTGATTGATATTCCACTTGATGATGGCAATACCTTATATGACACTCCAGGAATTATTAATCATCATCAGATGGCTCATTTCGTAAATGCTGAAGAATTAAAGTTAATTAGCCCTAAAAAAGAGATAAAACCAAAGGTATTCCAATTAAATGAAGGGCAGACCCTTTTCTTTGGAGGACTTTCACGTCTTGACTTTGTGGAAGGTGGAAGGCAGTCCTTTATTTGTCATGTTTCGAACGATCTCTATATTCACCGTACGAAGATTGAGAAAGCTGATGAGCTCTACCGAGACCACCTTGGAGAACTTCTGTATCCACCTGGTGATCAAACGAAAAAAGAGCTTCCTTCTTTAATTGGACATGAGCTTCGAATTAAAGAAGAAAAAATGGATATTGTTTTTTCAGGACTTGGGTGGGTTACCGTATCTGGAAAGGGTACAACTGTTAAAGCCTATGCTCCTGAAGGTGTCGGCGTCTCAATCAGAAAATCACTAATTTAG
- a CDS encoding Na(+)/H(+) antiporter subunit C has protein sequence MEIIMSVLAGILFTAGVYMILQKQILKIIIGTALLSHGAHLFIITMGKLNRGKPPILSEGVTSYADPLPQALILTSIVISFGVTSFLLVLAYRTYQTNGTDNMEKLRGNDHE, from the coding sequence ATGGAAATCATCATGTCTGTGCTTGCAGGAATTCTTTTCACTGCAGGGGTTTATATGATTTTGCAGAAACAAATTCTTAAAATCATTATCGGTACGGCACTGTTGTCTCATGGGGCTCACTTATTTATTATTACGATGGGAAAGTTGAATCGTGGGAAACCACCAATTCTATCTGAGGGAGTAACGAGCTACGCTGATCCGCTCCCCCAGGCCCTGATTTTAACTTCCATTGTTATTAGCTTTGGGGTGACTTCATTTCTTCTTGTGCTAGCGTATCGGACGTACCAAACGAATGGTACCGATAATATGGAGAAATTGAGGGGTAATGACCATGAGTAA
- a CDS encoding class I SAM-dependent DNA methyltransferase has protein sequence MQSYERFSYVYDRLMEEAPYGEWVDLVKKEVATGKVLDLGSGTGECSINLAQVGFDVTAVDLSEHMLSVAQDKAIREKLPIKFLQQDMRELETGELYDVVTIFCDSLNYVTDREGVKATLSSVYQHLKQGGVLLFDVHSLYKVQSLFVDNTFASSEDDISYIWNSFAGAEEGAVEHELSFFVENEEGLYERFDEIHYQRTFAIDEYLAWLREVGFENISVTSDFTTLEPTPSSERLFFRAVK, from the coding sequence ATGCAATCATATGAACGCTTTTCTTATGTTTACGATCGTTTAATGGAAGAAGCTCCATACGGTGAATGGGTGGATCTTGTCAAAAAGGAAGTAGCAACTGGAAAAGTTCTCGATCTGGGCTCAGGAACAGGAGAATGTTCCATTAATCTTGCTCAAGTTGGTTTTGATGTTACAGCTGTGGATCTTTCTGAGCATATGCTCTCTGTAGCTCAGGATAAAGCTATTCGTGAAAAACTTCCAATCAAGTTTCTACAGCAGGATATGCGAGAGCTTGAAACTGGAGAATTGTATGATGTTGTTACAATTTTTTGTGATTCGTTGAACTATGTGACAGACAGAGAAGGTGTGAAAGCAACCTTATCAAGCGTATATCAGCACCTGAAACAGGGTGGTGTATTATTATTTGATGTTCACTCTCTTTATAAAGTACAAAGCCTTTTTGTTGATAACACCTTTGCAAGTAGTGAAGATGATATATCTTATATATGGAATAGCTTTGCTGGAGCAGAAGAAGGCGCTGTTGAGCATGAGCTCAGCTTCTTTGTTGAAAATGAAGAAGGACTTTATGAACGGTTTGATGAAATTCATTACCAAAGAACGTTTGCAATCGATGAATATCTAGCCTGGCTAAGAGAAGTAGGCTTTGAAAATATTTCGGTGACATCTGATTTTACAACTTTAGAGCCAACACCGTCATCCGAGCGTTTATTTTTTAGAGCTGTTAAATAG
- a CDS encoding YqeG family HAD IIIA-type phosphatase, with protein sequence MLNNFLPNEHVQDIFQISPELLKERGVKGIITDLDNTLVEWDRADATPELLKWFQQMSDEGILVTIVSNNNKTRVEKFASPAKVPFIYEARKPMTKAFRKALKDMKLKAEDTVVIGDQIFTDVVGGNRMGLHTILVVPVAKTDGFFTKFNRRMESVFLAYMKRKGKINWEE encoded by the coding sequence TTGCTAAATAATTTTTTGCCAAATGAACATGTGCAAGACATCTTTCAAATAAGCCCGGAGCTACTTAAAGAACGTGGTGTGAAAGGTATTATCACAGATCTTGATAACACTCTTGTTGAGTGGGATCGAGCAGATGCTACGCCTGAATTATTAAAATGGTTTCAACAAATGAGTGACGAAGGTATTCTCGTTACCATCGTTTCAAATAATAATAAGACTAGAGTGGAGAAGTTCGCTTCCCCTGCGAAGGTACCATTTATATATGAAGCTAGGAAGCCAATGACAAAGGCATTCCGTAAAGCTTTAAAGGACATGAAGCTGAAAGCCGAAGATACTGTTGTCATCGGAGATCAGATCTTTACAGATGTAGTTGGAGGAAATCGAATGGGACTTCATACCATTCTAGTTGTTCCTGTAGCTAAAACGGATGGGTTCTTTACGAAATTTAATAGAAGAATGGAAAGTGTGTTCCTTGCTTATATGAAGCGTAAAGGGAAGATAAATTGGGAGGAATAG
- a CDS encoding nicotinate-nucleotide adenylyltransferase, with protein MRVGLLGGTFDPPHLGHLTIAQGVLETCKLDEIWFMPSHRPPHKNGSAITDNHQRMKMTQLAIDGNPHFKLSLIEFERNDRSYTIDTIEILKDNYPHIDFYFIIGGDMIEDLPNWHRIDELSRMITFIGVNRPGYHPDKERYHVSLIDVPQIDVSSSELRRNLHDKKSGRYLLPESVRTFIAEEGLYESN; from the coding sequence TTGAGAGTCGGCTTACTTGGAGGGACATTTGACCCCCCTCATCTTGGACATTTAACGATTGCACAAGGAGTACTCGAGACATGTAAACTTGATGAAATCTGGTTTATGCCGAGCCATCGTCCGCCACATAAAAACGGTAGTGCCATTACTGATAATCATCAAAGGATGAAGATGACTCAGTTAGCGATTGATGGAAATCCTCATTTTAAGCTTTCTTTAATTGAGTTTGAACGTAATGATCGCTCATATACGATTGATACCATTGAAATATTGAAAGATAATTATCCACATATCGATTTTTATTTTATTATTGGTGGAGACATGATTGAGGATTTACCGAACTGGCATCGAATAGATGAATTGTCTCGTATGATTACGTTCATTGGGGTTAACCGTCCGGGGTATCATCCGGATAAAGAACGGTACCATGTTTCTCTCATTGATGTTCCACAAATTGATGTCTCATCAAGTGAATTAAGAAGAAATTTACATGACAAAAAGAGTGGAAGGTATTTACTTCCCGAATCCGTCCGAACTTTTATTGCAGAGGAGGGATTATATGAATCGAACTGA
- the rsfS gene encoding ribosome silencing factor: protein MNEKQMISLAAKAADDKRAEDIVALNMNGVSLIADYFLICHGNSEKQVQAIAKEIKDQALEQGMDIKRLEGYDQARWVLVDLGSVIVHIFHKDERHYYNLEKLWGDAPHLPLEEILA from the coding sequence ATGAATGAGAAGCAAATGATTAGCCTTGCTGCCAAAGCAGCTGACGATAAAAGAGCAGAAGATATCGTTGCACTTAATATGAATGGAGTTTCATTAATTGCGGACTACTTTTTAATATGTCACGGTAATTCAGAAAAACAAGTTCAAGCAATCGCTAAAGAAATTAAAGATCAGGCATTAGAACAAGGGATGGATATAAAGAGACTGGAAGGTTATGATCAGGCACGCTGGGTTCTTGTTGACTTAGGCAGCGTTATTGTTCATATATTTCATAAAGATGAACGCCATTATTATAACCTTGAGAAGCTTTGGGGAGATGCGCCACATTTACCACTTGAGGAAATTCTAGCGTAA
- the yhbY gene encoding ribosome assembly RNA-binding protein YhbY, with the protein MLTGKQKRFLRAKANRLNPIFQVGKGGVNENMTKQIEEALEARELIKVSILQNCEEDRNSVGEQLSTETGAELVQIIGNMIVLYKESEENKEIILP; encoded by the coding sequence ATGTTAACAGGTAAACAAAAACGTTTTTTACGCGCAAAAGCAAATCGTCTCAATCCTATTTTTCAAGTAGGAAAAGGTGGCGTTAATGAAAATATGACGAAGCAAATTGAGGAAGCTTTAGAGGCTAGAGAGCTTATTAAAGTAAGCATTCTTCAAAATTGTGAAGAAGATCGTAATAGTGTAGGAGAGCAATTGTCCACTGAAACTGGAGCGGAGCTTGTTCAAATTATCGGAAATATGATTGTACTGTATAAAGAATCAGAAGAGAATAAAGAAATTATTCTTCCATAA
- the aroE gene encoding shikimate dehydrogenase, with the protein MGKLYGLIGHPVGHSMSPLMHNGEFKALGLSHHYQAFDLSPEQLEDGVEAMKMLDIQGFNVTIPHKVAIIPLLDEVEQEALDIGAVNTVYKRDGKYIGTNTDGKGYLLSLLTLMQVKDLKNKRVLVIGAGGAARAVAVSISRAGVLSLTIANRTLEKAENLTSVCHAYTTANATTLQEAEVMLTHFDIIINTTSIGMSPHLDRMPLSVEDLNKGTVVSDLIYNPLETKWMRLSKQKGAVTDNGISMFVEQGALAFEKWTGETPDRERMRNAVLKELGGYSC; encoded by the coding sequence ATGGGGAAACTATATGGACTTATTGGTCATCCTGTTGGACACTCGATGTCACCACTTATGCATAATGGTGAATTTAAAGCGCTTGGTTTGTCACATCACTACCAAGCATTTGATCTTTCACCTGAACAGTTAGAGGATGGCGTAGAGGCTATGAAGATGCTTGATATTCAGGGATTCAACGTGACCATTCCTCATAAAGTCGCCATTATCCCATTACTAGATGAGGTGGAGCAAGAAGCCCTTGATATCGGTGCTGTTAATACAGTTTACAAGCGTGATGGTAAATATATTGGCACAAACACAGATGGAAAAGGTTACTTACTCTCTTTACTTACTCTAATGCAAGTAAAGGATCTTAAGAACAAAAGAGTCCTTGTGATTGGAGCAGGGGGGGCCGCACGAGCCGTAGCTGTTAGCATTTCTAGGGCTGGTGTGCTTTCCTTAACGATCGCAAACCGTACCCTTGAGAAGGCGGAAAATCTAACAAGTGTATGTCACGCCTATACAACAGCAAATGCCACAACACTGCAAGAAGCAGAAGTGATGCTTACTCACTTTGATATTATTATTAACACAACATCAATAGGGATGAGCCCACACCTTGATCGGATGCCTTTATCCGTAGAGGATTTGAATAAGGGAACAGTGGTAAGTGATCTTATTTATAATCCGCTTGAAACAAAATGGATGCGACTTTCAAAACAAAAAGGTGCTGTCACAGATAATGGAATTTCTATGTTTGTTGAACAGGGGGCTCTAGCTTTTGAAAAATGGACAGGGGAAACGCCTGATCGAGAAAGAATGAGAAATGCGGTTTTAAAAGAGTTAGGAGGATATTCATGTTAA
- a CDS encoding Na+/H+ antiporter subunit D, with protein sequence MSNLAILPILLPLLTGIILVFLNKRLPLVRLITRIMVLVNLAVVSIIAFNVIQNGTIVLKAGDWTVPYGIVLVADPLAMLLVVTANIISVACAFYAFKSLDEQRERYYFYPLFQLLIAGVSGAFLTGDLFNLFVFFEVLLIASYGLIVLGGTKEQFRESFKYIIINLFSSMLFVTTVSFLYAVVGTVNMAQLAERVGEVQQDGVLTTIAILLLIVFATKGALFPLYFWLPKSYTVPPTVISALFGALLTKVGVYSILRVFSLIFVYNLSVTHQVLLIMAGFTLVFGVIGALSTNNVQLIIAYNIIPAVGYMILGIGVFSATALAGTVYYLLHDMIIKAALFFLVGAMVAYAGTSDLRKMGGIIKNQPLLGWLFFIGALALAGLPPFSGFIGKLLILRGAFEEGHYVLGVIGLVTSLLILLSVIRIFINGFWGEPKSEYVQSGNSINGKILPAAFLLVFTVFLGLGAEFIYPTVQTIADQMIDPANYIDSVMKE encoded by the coding sequence ATGAGTAACCTAGCTATACTTCCAATTTTATTACCGCTCTTAACAGGAATCATTCTTGTATTCTTGAATAAGCGGTTACCGCTTGTAAGATTGATCACCCGTATCATGGTTCTAGTAAACCTTGCAGTTGTTTCAATTATTGCTTTTAACGTTATTCAAAATGGAACGATTGTGCTAAAAGCAGGTGATTGGACAGTGCCTTATGGCATTGTTCTCGTCGCTGATCCACTTGCTATGCTACTCGTTGTTACAGCGAATATCATCTCGGTTGCATGTGCTTTCTATGCGTTTAAATCACTAGATGAACAGCGTGAGCGGTACTACTTTTATCCGCTCTTTCAGCTTCTAATTGCAGGGGTAAGTGGAGCCTTTTTAACAGGAGACTTGTTTAACTTATTCGTATTTTTTGAAGTTCTCTTAATTGCTTCATACGGGTTAATTGTTCTTGGAGGCACGAAAGAACAATTCAGAGAGTCATTTAAATACATTATTATCAACTTGTTCTCTTCAATGCTCTTTGTTACAACCGTATCCTTTCTTTATGCAGTAGTTGGAACAGTAAATATGGCTCAATTGGCAGAACGTGTAGGGGAAGTCCAACAAGATGGTGTCTTAACAACCATTGCTATACTCCTCCTTATTGTATTTGCAACAAAGGGAGCACTATTTCCGCTATATTTCTGGCTACCTAAGTCTTACACTGTTCCACCAACCGTTATTTCAGCATTATTTGGTGCACTCCTTACGAAAGTTGGAGTCTACTCGATTCTTAGAGTTTTCTCATTGATTTTTGTCTATAACCTTTCTGTAACGCACCAAGTTTTACTTATCATGGCTGGTTTTACACTTGTATTTGGGGTGATAGGAGCTTTGTCAACGAATAATGTACAACTTATTATCGCCTACAATATCATCCCGGCAGTTGGCTATATGATTCTAGGCATTGGCGTCTTCTCAGCTACTGCACTTGCAGGAACTGTTTATTACCTCCTACATGATATGATTATTAAAGCGGCGCTCTTCTTCCTTGTAGGTGCTATGGTTGCTTATGCTGGCACTTCAGATTTAAGGAAGATGGGTGGCATTATTAAAAACCAACCACTACTTGGATGGCTCTTTTTCATTGGTGCACTCGCACTTGCAGGGTTACCGCCTTTTAGTGGATTTATCGGTAAGCTTTTGATTCTAAGAGGAGCGTTTGAAGAAGGCCATTATGTACTGGGCGTAATTGGCTTAGTGACAAGTCTCTTAATTCTCCTATCTGTTATTCGCATCTTTATTAATGGTTTCTGGGGCGAGCCTAAATCGGAATACGTACAAAGTGGAAATTCTATTAACGGTAAGATCTTGCCAGCTGCCTTTCTATTAGTGTTCACCGTATTCCTTGGACTAGGTGCAGAGTTTATTTATCCTACTGTCCAAACTATTGCAGATCAAATGATTGATCCAGCAAACTATATTGATTCCGTCATGAAGGAGTAG
- a CDS encoding Na+/H+ antiporter subunit E, translating into MPIQIIINLIIAVLWMFLFESYSFSTFFIGYLFGIGLLLLMERFIPDRFYFYRLWAIIKLLFLFIKELLMANVQVVKLVYSPKLKMEPGIIEVPIDVRTNWEITMLANLITLTPGTLTVSVAPDNMHIYIHAMDAPDADEVIKEIKGTFEKAIMEVTR; encoded by the coding sequence ATGCCAATTCAAATTATCATTAATCTCATAATTGCCGTTCTCTGGATGTTTCTTTTTGAAAGCTACTCTTTTAGTACATTTTTTATCGGTTACTTATTTGGGATTGGGCTGCTCCTCTTAATGGAGCGTTTTATTCCAGATCGATTTTATTTCTATCGTCTCTGGGCAATTATTAAATTGTTGTTCTTGTTTATTAAAGAATTGTTAATGGCCAATGTACAAGTCGTTAAACTCGTCTACAGTCCTAAGCTTAAAATGGAACCTGGTATTATTGAAGTTCCTATTGACGTTCGCACAAACTGGGAAATAACAATGCTTGCGAATCTAATCACGTTAACTCCCGGTACGCTAACGGTTTCAGTTGCACCTGACAATATGCACATCTATATTCATGCGATGGATGCTCCTGATGCTGATGAAGTCATTAAGGAAATTAAAGGAACATTTGAGAAAGCGATTATGGAGGTGACAAGATGA